The genomic stretch ATTCTTAGGGGAGGTGCGCGGCGGCTGCGCCGCCGCGCACCTCCCCGTTAGCTTTTCCCCTTCTCCCCCGCGCGCGCGGGGGAGAAGGGGCAGGGGATGAGGGGGCATATTGGCAGCCGACTCCAAAATGAGAATTGCTGGCAATAGTTAGCACGGATTACAATCGGCGACGGCGGCTTTGACACGACCGGAGCGGGCGGCTATACTGGCGGCAGATTTTCTGCGCGAGGAGAGTGCATGAACGTGGAACTGGTAGCGGCGATTGCGCCGATCCATCGCCAACTGGCAATTTCGGGCATCCTGTACATGGGCGCCGCCGGGCTCATCGGAATCACTATGTGGGTGCGCCGCAAGCCGCAGGACGCGAACTACCGCGGTATCCTGAGCATTGGGTGGGTGCTCGGACTGGTGATCGGCGCACTGGGGCTGATCATGCTGCTGGCAGGCGCCAACCCGCGCGACCCGATCCACATTCTGTACGGCATCGTGACGGCGATCTCGGTGCCGGGCATGGGCGCCTGGCAAATCCAGCGAGGGCACAGCGACCTGGTCAAGCCGCGTTTCTACGCGATCACGGCGCTGTTCGTGATGGGCGTGATGATCCGCGGGATGATGACGGCATCGTAGGTACGCACCGAAAGAAAAACAACCGCCCGCCAGGGAACATGTTCCCTGGCGGGCGGTTGTTTTTTCGATTCACCTACCCATTTCGCCTAAACATCAATCGCGAGGCTTTTTCCTGGGCGCACTCCGGGATGGCGCGCGCTGTTTGCTCGAAGCCGCCCGGCGTGATTTGGCCCGCTTCTCTTCGTACTCATAGGGACCGAGGAAACGATCTCCGTTGAAATGAATGAGGTGCGACGGAGATTCGGCAACCCACACATCAGTTTCCCAAGCGATGTCCTGGAAATACTTACGCATCGTGCGATACGTTGCGAATGCAGTCACGAAAACCAATGGAGCTCGACTGGAGGCAAACAGCGCTTTCAATTCATTATGACGCTTGAGATCAATAGGGCCATGGCTGGTTACCGCTTCGATCAGGACAAGCCAGTTGCGCTGCGCGAAGTACACAATTACATCAGGCATCTTGGTGTGATCGTCGAGGACTACGCCAAGTTGAGCTAATCGCTCGTGTTCGTGCAGTTTGTGTTTTTGACTCGCATCGCCGAGATATAGCACCTCCCCGCCGGGTGTATAACGAGAGCAAAACTCCTCGATGATTTGTTTGATCAGCGAGTTGTTACGGGACATAAGTCAAAGCCTCCCATGCGAACCGATCAAAGGGGCATTACCGCAACAGGGCCTCTATTTCAAAGCGATACGGATGTCATTCACGAGTGCGGCGGTGTCGAGGTCGGCGCGGAAGTTGGAGCGCTGCAAGCCGTCACGGTCGATGACGATGACGCGCGACTGGTGGCTCAGCGCGCCCAGCGACACGCCCGGCGTAACCGCGATGAAATACGACTTCCAGACGGGCGCTAACTGCTCGCGCGCGCCGATCAGGTAGGTCAACTGGCTTTCGACGCGATGCGCCTTGAGGAACTGCGCAACCACCGGGGCGGTATCGCCGACCGGGTCGAGTGAGACGGCGACCCAGCGCACATTGGCGGCATCGCCGCCCAACTGGTCGTTGGCGGCGCGCAGGCGTTCCGCAATCAGCGGGCACTCGTCGGGGCAGTTGGCGTACAGGAAAGTCAGCACCACCGCGCGGCCCTTCTGCTCGGAGAGGCGGAAGGGCCGGCCGGCCGCGTCGGACAACGCGAAGTCCGGCGCGGGGTCTTTCTCCAGGTTCGTGCCTTGCAACTGCGGCGCGGGCGCGCAAGCGGCCACAATAAACAGGAGAAGCAATCCAAAAACCCTCCGGGTCGTGAAAACTCGAAGGGTTTGCGTTATGTGAGCTATGCGCATGGCGTGTTAGCGAATAACCGCCGCGTCGATGACCATCGCGAGGAACAGCAGCGCGAGGTAGTAGTTCGAGTACTTGTACAGCCGCCGCGCGGTCGATTTTTCGCCGTCGCGCCAGAGGCGGAACGCGAGGTACAACAGCCAGCCGCCGAGCAGCACCGCGCAGACGAGGTAGAAGTTGCCGAGCGCGAGGAAGGTGTACGGCAGGAGCGTCACGACGAACAGCAGCACCGTGTAGAGCAACGCTTGCCAGCGCGTCTCCGCGCCGCCCCAGATCGCCGGCATCATCGGCACGCGCGCGCTGCGATAGTCCTTCTCGATCAGCAGCATGAGCGCCCAGGTGTGTGGCGGCGTCCAGAGGAAGATGATCGCGAAGAGGTAGAGCGCCAGCAGGTTGATGTCGCCGGTCACGGCAGCCCAGCCGACGAGCGGCGGGATGGCGCCCGCGCCGCCGCCGACGACGATGTTCTGCGGCGTCATGTATTTCAGGGCGGTGGTGTACAGCACGGCGTAGTAGATGATCCCCGCCAGCGCCAGCAGCGCCGCGAGCCAGTTCACGAAGAAGCCGAGCAGGATCTGCGAGAGCACGCACAACACCAGCGAGAAGACCAGCGCGGAGCGCGCCGGCACGCGCCCCGAGGGGATCGGACGGCGCGCCGTGCGGTCCATTTGCTTGTCGAGGTTGCGGTCGTACCACGAGTTGAAAGCGTTGGCCCCGCCGGAGGCGCACGCGCCGCCGATGAGTGTGAAAATGAAGACCGGCCAGGGCGGCATGCCGCGCTGGGCGATCAGCATGGCCGACAGCGTCGTCATCAGCAGCAGCGCGACGATGAACGGCTTCGTCAGCAGCAGGTAGTCGCCGGCAACTGAGCGCCAGGTACGCGGGCGCGCCTCGCGCCCGAGGCGCATGGAGGTGGTCAGATCATCCGGCTCGCCGCGGGGGGCGACCGGCGGGTCAGCGGCCGGGAGCGGATGGGGAGACGGGTT from Chloroflexota bacterium encodes the following:
- a CDS encoding SCO family protein yields the protein MLLLFIVAACAPAPQLQGTNLEKDPAPDFALSDAAGRPFRLSEQKGRAVVLTFLYANCPDECPLIAERLRAANDQLGGDAANVRWVAVSLDPVGDTAPVVAQFLKAHRVESQLTYLIGAREQLAPVWKSYFIAVTPGVSLGALSHQSRVIVIDRDGLQRSNFRADLDTAALVNDIRIALK
- a CDS encoding deoxyribonuclease, translated to MSRNNSLIKQIIEEFCSRYTPGGEVLYLGDASQKHKLHEHERLAQLGVVLDDHTKMPDVIVYFAQRNWLVLIEAVTSHGPIDLKRHNELKALFASSRAPLVFVTAFATYRTMRKYFQDIAWETDVWVAESPSHLIHFNGDRFLGPYEYEEKRAKSRRAASSKQRAPSRSAPRKKPRD
- a CDS encoding protoheme IX farnesyltransferase gives rise to the protein MRLGREARPRTWRSVAGDYLLLTKPFIVALLLMTTLSAMLIAQRGMPPWPVFIFTLIGGACASGGANAFNSWYDRNLDKQMDRTARRPIPSGRVPARSALVFSLVLCVLSQILLGFFVNWLAALLALAGIIYYAVLYTTALKYMTPQNIVVGGGAGAIPPLVGWAAVTGDINLLALYLFAIIFLWTPPHTWALMLLIEKDYRSARVPMMPAIWGGAETRWQALLYTVLLFVVTLLPYTFLALGNFYLVCAVLLGGWLLYLAFRLWRDGEKSTARRLYKYSNYYLALLFLAMVIDAAVIR